The Streptococcus oralis Uo5 genome includes a window with the following:
- a CDS encoding DUF4176 domain-containing protein: MSEKLYPLGTVVYLKEGTEKLMVIGRGVVYQDQETNSEMFVDYMGCLYPSGINPNNTIFFNQENIDRVVFKGFVDEEEERFIEIYQNWEKSLTIPKKKID; the protein is encoded by the coding sequence ATGTCAGAAAAACTTTACCCATTAGGAACAGTAGTGTATTTAAAAGAAGGAACAGAAAAACTCATGGTTATCGGTCGTGGGGTCGTTTACCAGGATCAGGAAACAAACTCTGAGATGTTTGTAGATTATATGGGTTGTCTTTACCCAAGTGGTATCAATCCAAATAATACAATATTCTTTAATCAAGAAAATATTGATCGAGTTGTTTTCAAAGGTTTTGTGGATGAAGAGGAAGAACGTTTCATAGAAATTTATCAAAATTGGGAGAAGTCTCTTACGATCCCTAAAAAGAAAATAGATTAA